In Actinomycetes bacterium, the following are encoded in one genomic region:
- the rplM gene encoding 50S ribosomal protein L13: MRTYSPKSGDVQRQWFVIDADDVVLGRLAAQAATLLRGKHKTIFAPHVDTGDFVIIVNASKVALTGDKREQKMAYRHSGHPGGLTATAYKDLLATSPEKAVEKAVKGMLPHNSLGRQMLSKLKVYAGPEHPHRAQQPVPFTITQVAQ; this comes from the coding sequence GTGCGCACGTACAGCCCGAAGTCCGGCGACGTCCAGCGTCAGTGGTTCGTCATCGACGCCGACGACGTCGTGCTCGGCCGGCTGGCCGCGCAGGCGGCGACCTTGCTCCGCGGCAAGCACAAGACGATCTTCGCTCCCCACGTCGACACCGGGGACTTCGTGATCATCGTCAACGCGAGCAAGGTGGCGCTGACGGGTGACAAGCGCGAGCAGAAGATGGCCTACCGCCACTCCGGGCACCCGGGCGGGCTGACCGCGACGGCGTACAAGGACCTGCTGGCCACCAGCCCCGAGAAGGCGGTCGAGAAGGCCGTCAAGGGGATGCTCCCGCACAACAGCCTGGGCCGGCAGATGCTGTCCAAGCTCAAGGTGTACGCCGGCCCGGAGCACCCGCACCGGGCGCAGCAGCCGGTGCCGTTCACCATCACCCAGGTCGCGCAGTAG